The Nitrospirota bacterium DNA segment GTTGCACGGAGAAGATCATCCACCACGAGGAGGGAGACGCGGGCATCGTGACACGCAAGCACGCGGTGCGCGAGACCGTGCGGGAGAGGCCCGGCATATCGCCGCTCGTCTTCAGGTATCTGCTGAATCGGACCGTGTTTCTCTCGCTTCGGGACGTCCACGAGGCCCTTCCCGACTTCGAGGAACTCCCCGTCGCCGTACCGATGAGCGACTCCCAGAAGAAGCTCTACGAGGAGATCGAAACGGGCTTCAGGTACCTCCAAGGCCTCGACCGGGACCCAAAAAGCATGGGGCTCTTCCTGCAGGTACTTCTCTCCTGGCCCGACAACCCGTGGAAGTCGGAAGCCATCGTCAACCGGGAGATGAAAGAGGTCTATCATGTACCCGCCCTTGAAGGGACAAGCGAAAGCCGGGAGCTCCTTCCCAAAGAGGAAAAGCTTCTCGATGTAATCCGTACGGAAGCCCGCCAGCGGAGGAAAGTGTTTCTGTTTGCAACCTTCACGGGAGTACGAGACGTCCAGCCGCGGCTTGCGGAGGTCCTCACGCGAGCGGGTCTGCGCGTGACTACCCTACGGTCCGACACCGTGAAGGCGGAGGATCGAATGGAATGGATCGAGCAGGCGTCGAAGTCGAGCGACGTGATCATTGCGAATCCCCGTCTTGTGGAAGTCGGTCTCGACCTGATCGACTTTCCAACGCTGATCTACTACCAGTCCGAGTACAACCTGTACACCTTGAGACAATCCAGCCGCCGCTCCTGGAGGATCGGGCAGACCCGGCCCGTCAAAGTCTATTACTTCTACTACACGAGGACCGCGCAGGAGAAAGCGACGGCTCTGAGCGGCAAGAAGCTCGCTGCCGCGCTGATGATCGACGGCGAGTCCATTCCGGAGCAGGGGCTGGCGGCCGGCGAAGGATCAAGCATCCTGTCGGAGCTCTCGGACGCGCTCATGAGAAATACGCAGCTCCCGGATATCCGCGAGATATTCGCGAAGTCCCGTGTCCAGGGAGGACTGAGCGCGCCCCGCACCAATCCCAGCGAATACCTTTCCCAAGCGGACAGTGGGAAGGCGATGCCGCCTGGTCGGCTGCACACCTCGCCCGAGAATGGATGGTCGCAAGGATTGGTGCGGGGCGCGTCGGCGGCCCTGCCTGCCGCGACGGCGCAGGCAGGGAACTCGGCCGAGACGGGAACCAAGGGCGCAGAGCAAAGCGCCATCAACCATGTCGGGACGGAAGAAGTACAGCCTCCCACACCCAAGGCCAATAAGCGGGGGCAGTTCCTGCTCTTCTGAACACCCCCATCGAAAGGAGACCCAACCCATGCAGTTCGAAATCACACCCACAAGCTTCCTTACGGCCTCGGCGTTTGTCGCGGGGCTGTGCAAAGGCAGAACGTCCAGCATGCCCGTCCTGAAGAACATGCTCATTCAATCAGCGGGGCCCGACCGGCTCGAAATAGCGGCCACGAACATCGAAACATTCGCCAAGGTGAGCGCCCCGGCCACCGTGGGCGCCGAGGGCAGCCTATGCGTCCCCGGAGACCTCATCATCGACATGATGCGGGAAGGAAAGCAGCTCAAAAGCCTCACGATGAAGGCACTCGAGAAGGGCCATGCCCGCGTGCATCTGGGCGACGCGGAGTATCAGATCGTGGGAATCGACCCGAACGACTACCCCAAGATGGAGGCGGCCCTCGGGGATACTCCCACGGCAAAGGCCGCGCTCCAGGGAGAAGCCCTCACCACACTCCTCAAGCGGATCTTACATTCAGCGCCACAAGACGCGTGCAACTCAGGGAGAGGCATCCTCCTCGAGTTCGAGAAAGGGCACATACGCGCCACGACAACCGACGGGCACAGACTTGCATCCGCGACGGCTGAAGCCGTGGTGGAGATCCAGCCCGGACCGGAGGGAGCACAGAACATCATCCTTTCGACGGAGTCGGCGCGCAAACTTGCCGAACTGGGGGGAGCGACAATCGGCTGGGTGGAGATCGTGGTCGGGAAAACAGCTCTCAAGGCCACCGCGGAGGGAAAAGACGGACTCAAGGTTACCGTTGGGACGAGGCTCATCGAGGGAACCTTTCCAAAATGGAGAGACGTCGTGCGCAAGACACATACGACGACGGTAACCGTCGAAAGGAACCATCTCAAATCGGGCCTTGAGCGGGCCTCGATTCTGGCCGGGCCCCTCACCCAGGGGGCGCGGATGGAGTTCACTGAGAAGGGGTTGGAAGTCACGCTCAAGAACCCCGACGCCGGCGAGATGAGGGAATCCCTGGCCGCCTGGCAGACGGGGCCGGACACCGCGATTACGGCAAACGTGGCCTATTTGCTCGACGCACTCGGCGGAGTGACGAATGATCAGGTGCAAATCGCGCTCGCCGGACCGGAGGGCGCTGTGGACATCCGGAATGCCGGCGACACGCAAGTCGGTTACGTCGCGCTCGTGATGCCGATGAGACAGTAGGGAGGATACAAAGGAATGGAGCAAGCAGCCAAGAACGAGGCAGCGAACAAACCGGCCACCCTTTCCCTTTGGGGCAGCGGGGACCCGGCAGCCGGGGCCGGCGCCGACCCGACAGTAGGCCCCCGTGCGGAAGGGGAGCGTGGGAAACCCCCGCTCGCTCTCAAACGCGGCGACATTTGGCCCGTGTTCACCGACCCTCAGCCCTGTTGCATCTGCAGCACGGGCGTAACACTCGAAGTCGAGAGGGCCTACGCATTGATCGACGGCAAGCCGGGATGGAAATACACCGCCAAAGGATGCTGCGGAAACTGCGGCGACAGCATTCGAAGAGATCTCCCCGAGATGACGGACGCGGCATTCGAGCCCCCCTACTGGGCAGGGGTCTTTCACGCGTACATCCTGGAGGAGATCTGGACTCCGGGTACACCCACAGTTCGGCAAGACTGCATTCGTCGGTACCTCCGCCACGAGCTTGGGGCAGGCGGTGAGGAAGCGGCTTTCCAAGCGGACCTCAAACACCTCGTGCCGCGCGATATATGGCCCAAGGTGAGCGACTTCTTCAGGCGGGTCGACCGGCGATGGGTCGTCCAAGACCCGGTCGGCGCGGCCGAGGTCATGACGCGCGAAGGCCGGTGGTGTTTCCAGGTCGAAAACGGTACGCCGCAGGAGGAACTGGCCGCTATTCTTGCCGCGCGGAGGAACGCGACGCACAGGCCGCCCCCTCCGCTTCACTCCGGCGGCGACGAGTTGAATCGCCATACGGTCCTTGCGTCGACCGTAGAAACGGCAACTTCGGAGGAGAAGAAAGACGAAGCCGCCTAAGAGCGACCTCGAGACCCTCAAGGCCGTCCCGATCCGGGACGTAGCGGCGCGGCTCGGCCTCCTGACGGCCAATGGCCGGCAGGCCCGGTGCTTTCGCGCGGAGAATCACAGCCACGGCGACCGGAGGCCGAGCCTGCACCTCCACGTCGGCAAGAACCGGTTCAAGTGTTTCGTCTGCCCGGAAACCTACGGAGACGTCATCGACCTCGTCCGCCTGACAAGGGGTATCGATTTCGGGGAGGCCTGCGATTGGCTGAGGGGAGGCGGGTTTGCCGCCACGGCGATCAGACCCACACCCGAGATCACTTCACACCCCGTGGATACAAAGGTCTACGAGGCGTTCTACAGCCTTCTCGACACAGGTCACGTCCTCCTCGACCGGTTCTGCGACGAACGGGGAATTTCCATTCAGGTGTGCAAAAAGGCCGGAACACGGGTCCTCGGGCAGTACGACTCCGTCCAAAACGCGCTTTTTCGGTGGTTCGGAGCCGAGCGGGTGAAGCGCGCGGGGCTTGCCAATCAGGCCGGCCACCTCATTTTCTACGCGCACCGGATCATCTTTCCCTGGAAAAACGAAAGCGGAACACCGACTTACTTCACCGCGCGCGCGGTCAAGGGGGTGAACGACGGCCCCAAAGAGCTTTGCCTCATTGGGACCACGCCGGTGCTTCCGTACAACGCGCCCACGGTAACGACGGGCCAGGACATCCACATTTGCGAAGGGAACATCGACGCGCTGACGCTTGAAGACATGGCGCTTCGAGCCGTGGCCACCGGCGGAACGGAAGGTCTCAGACGCTCATGGATCGGCTGGCTCAAAAGCAAGCGAGTCAGCTCAGTGATTCCGGCCTACGACGCCGACAGCACGGGCCAGGCAAAGTCAAGGGAGGTCGAAGAACTTGCCAGGAAGGTCGGCCTCAAAGTGGGAAGACTCTTCCTGCCTACGGGCCACGACGTCAACAGCTACTTCGGAAAAGGCCCGACCAAAAAGGCCATGTTCCATGTGGCCCGTCCTGGGCCACAACATATCATGGCCCCATACCCTCCGTGGCATGGGGCCGCCTGACCCGGGAAGGAGAAACGCGATGAGCGCATACATTGTCAGCCCGCATGAAATCAACTACCTCGTACAATCTGCTGGGTTGCTGGCAACCCAGCAACCGCCCCTGACGTGGGTCTGGGATGTCAACCGGTCCAACGGCTGCGTGAAATCCGGAACGCTTCATCCTGGGGACCGGGCTGCGCAGGAGCGAATCGGGCAACTCCTCCAGGTGGAGAACTTGAGATCCGTCGAGTACCGGTACTCCCAGATCGAACCCCACAAGCCGGAAGAGTACACTCCCACACCCATCACTCTCAAGGAAAACCCCGTTCAGGTCATTAAGTCCTGCCACTACTACGAGTACCAGTCCTGTGAACACCCCGGGTGGGAGACCAGCGAGGCTTGTGCCTTCATTCAAGCTCTTGAAAAAGCCGCCATGCGGGCACTGCCTGGGTACAAATCCGCCATCTGGGGTGCGCCGACTGCCAGTCAGTAGCGAAAAGAAGGTCTCCCGAACCTTGCACGCTCCCCGCCCAGAACATTCTCAGCAGTTGGATTCGGCTTGTGTAGACGTACGCCCAACCGCCGGCATATGGGGTGAAGTATCGCTTTTCTCAATTCGGACGTGATTCTCTCCTGGCGACGAGCGCATCACGCATAGTGTGCCAATGTCGTTTACGTTGACGTTCTTCGGAATGGCCTCAGCCCGAAGGGGCGGCTGTGGAGTCTCGCGGTCCGGGGAATTTATGGGAGATTTTGGACTTGGGACGGGTGTGAGGCGGTTGACCGTGGTACCGCCTGGCCGCCTGCCGGCGGATCGCCGAGCTGGCCGTCAGGCGTTTACTTCGCGTAGCGAAGAACTACGAATCCGAGCAGCAGGGTGCTCAACCATGCCCCCGCCATCGCAATCGAGAAACCGTTGATCAATCCTTCCATCTTTTACTCAGGGTAACAGCGATTACGCCGGCCGTCAACATCACCGCCAGACCGATGAGCATGGCCACAGCATACTGAGCTATGGAAACTTCCTTCCCGAGTACATAGGCCGCCGTTGGCGCGATCACCATTCCTGCGAACGTGATCTCGATGATCCGAATGAACAGCTTGATGAATTCGATCCGGGCGTCCCGATTCACAAGGCGCCACCTATGGAAGGTTGGTGACCGGGACGGGGGCGGATTTGTTGGCGGTCGTCCCGTCGCCGAGTTGGCCGGAGGTATTCTGGCCCCAGCATTTGGCCGTTCCATCGGAGGCCAGCGCACAGGTGTGATAGCCACCTCCCGTGACGGCGATGGCGCCCGTGAGCGTGGAGACGGCAACGGGAGTGGTCTTATTCGTGGTCGTCCCGTCGCCCAGTTGGCCGGACGGGTTGTTTCCCCAGCATTTGACCGTTCCATCGGCGGTCAGCGCACAGGTGTAATAGAAGCCTCCCGTGACGGTGATGGCGCCGGTGAGCGTGGAGACGGCGACGGGGGTGGTCTTCTGCGTGACCGTCCCGTCGCCCAGTTGACCGAGATCGTTGCGTCCCCAGCATTTGACGGTTCCATCGGATGCCAGCGCGCAAGTGTGAGAGTCACCTCCGGTGACGGCGACGGCGCCCGTGAGTGTGGAGACGGCGACGGGGGTGGTCTTATCCGTGGTCGTCCCGTCGCCCAGTTGGCCGGACGGGTTGTTTCCCCAGCATTTGACCGTTCCATCGGCGGCCAGCGCGCAGGTGTGATAGAAGCCTCCCGTGACGGCGATGGCGCCGGTGAGTGTGGAGACGGCGACGGGAGTGGTCTTATTCGTGGTCGTCCCGTCGCCCAGTCCGCCGTTACCGTTCAATCCCCAGCATTTGACCGTTCCATCGGCGGCCAGCGCGCAGGTGTGATAGCCACCTCCCGTGACGGCGATGGCGCCCGTGAGCGTGGAGACGGCGACGGGGGTGGTCTTCTGCGTGGTCGTCCCGTCGCCCAGAAAGCCGTAAAAGTTGTATCCCCAGCATTTGACCGTTCCATCGGCGGCCAGCGCGCAGGTGTGATTGTAGCCTCCCGTGATGCCTTCGCGGAAGGGGCGGGCGGGGGCGCCGGAGGCGGTGCCTTCGTGGAGGCGGGGGAGTTTCACGCCCATCGGGCCGGCGGGCATCAAGACGGCCACGGGCGTCCATTTTTCCACTCCCGTCCCATCCCCAAGCTGACCAGCATTGTTGTACCCCCAGCATTTGACCGTCCCGTCCGAAAGAAGCGCGCAGGTGTGCCAGCGGGCCCCCGCGATTGCCACGGCACCTGAGAGCGTGGAAACGGTAACGGGGGTGGTCTTGGCGGCGGTCGTCCCGTCGCCCAGTTGGCCGTAACCGTTCCACCCCCAGCACTTCACCGACCCATCGGAGATGAGCGCGCAGGTGTGGCGGTCGCTCCCCGCCGTGATCGCCACGGCACCTGAGAGCGTGGAGACGGTGACGGGGGTGGTCTTATTCGTGCCCGTCCCGTCACCCAGTTGGTAGCCATTGTTAAGGCCCCAGCATTTCACCGTCCCGTCGGAGGCGAGGGCGCAGGTGTGGTACTCGCCGGCCGCGATCGCCACGGCGCCTGAGAGCGTGGAGACGGCGACGGGGGTCGATTTATTCACCGTCGTCCCGTCCCCAAGCTGGCCAAAATTGGTGGTACTTCCGCCCCCCCAGCATTTGACCGTTCCATCGGAGACCAGTGCGCAGGTGTGCCCGCTACCTACCGCCGCGGCGATGGCACCCGACAGGCTCGAAACGACCACGGGGGTCGATTTATTCACGGTCGTCCCGTCCCCAAGCCCGCCATAAGCGTTGGCCCCCCAGCACTTCATCGTCCCGTCCGAAAGAAGCGCGCAGGTGCGACTGTCCCCCGCCGCCGCAGCGATGGCGCCCGAAAGGGTGGAGACGGCGACAGGAGTGAATTTATCCACCGTCGTCCCATCCCCAAGCTGACCGGAGCCATTGCTCCCCCAGCACCTCACGGTCCCGTCCGAAAGAAGCGCGCAGGTGTCAGCGTTGTCCACCGCGATCGCCACGGCACCTGAGAGCGTGGAGACGGTGACGGGGATGGAGTTGTTGGCCGTCGTCCCGTTCCCAAGCTGGCCGCTATTATTGTACCCCCAGCACTTGACCGTTCCATCGGAGGCGAGGGCACAGGTGTGATAGCCGAGGTGGGTGCCGATGGCCTGGACGATGCCGATGGTGGACCACGTGCGGGCCGAGCGTTCCATGTTGTTCGTATCTGAATTCCCTGCTTCATCCCTTGAGCGAACAACATAGAAGTACCTGGTTCCTGGTGAGAGAGTTCCTGGTGAATAGGAGGTGGCGCCGGCGGTGGTGGTGTAGGTGGCGGTGAAGGTGGAGCAGTTGCCGGGGGTCGTTGTTTGGCAGATGTCGTAGACGAGGGAGGACGCAGGACTCACGGCGTCGGACGCGGGCGACCAAGAGAGATTGATCTGGGAGGCGGAGACGGCGGTGGCGGAGGCGAGGCCGGAGAACGTCGGGGCGCTCAGATCAATCGTCCACGTGACGGCGGCCCCACCCGCATTCCCCGCCGCATCGGTGGCGCTTACTTGGAACGCGTGGGAACCCGCGCTGAGACCGGAGTACACTTTCGGGGACGTACAGGCCTCGGTTGCCGCCGCATCCAATTTGCAGGTGAACGTCGCCCCCGCATCGGTCGAACTGAACGTGAACGACGCCGACGTCGAGCCGCTGATGGCCGACGGCTGAGAGCTGATGGCTACCGCAGGCGCGGTCAGATCGACGGTCCATGTGTAAGCGGCGGGCGAGGCATCGGCGTTACCGGCGGCGTCTTTCGCGCGCACCTTGAAGGTATGCGAGCCGGCGACCAAACCCGTATACGCTTTCGGGGTTGTACAGGCGGCGAAACCGGCTGCATCCAGTTCGCATTCGAACACTGCGCTGGTATCGGGAGAGGTAAACGAGAAGCCGGCCACAGTCTGATTGCTGACCGCTGACGGCTGATTGCTGATAGCTGTTTCCGGCGGTGTCGTATCGATGGCCCACGTGTAGGTGGCCGGGGTCGCATCCTTGTTCCCGGCTTTGTCGAGGGCGTACACGGAGAAAGTGTGCGGCCCTTCGACGGCGCTCAGTGCGAACGGACTCGTACACACAGCAGGAGTACCCACATCCAACTGGCAGAAGAAGGTGCAAGCGGTCTGGGCGGGCAAGCCCGCCCCTACGGAATCGGAGCAGGTGAACTCGAATGTGGCAGAGGTCTTGTTGCTGAGATCTGACGGCTGAACGCTGATCGCTGTATTCGGCGGCGTCTTGTCGCAGTCGATCGCACACGAAGCTTCGGACTCGTTTGCTGAACAGATCTTGTCCCCGCATTTCGCGCAGTCGGCGGGACACGACTCGACGGTTTCTCCTCCGCCATCGGCGGACTCGCAAATCTTGTTGCCGCATTCGGCCTTGGGCAGGATCGTGAACGAGAGGATCACCGGAGTGATGTCCGTGTTGCCGAGCGGGTCGGCGGCGCGGACGGCGAGCGTATGCGGCCCCTCCGGCAAGGGGAGAGAGGCCGTGTTCAGAGCGAACGGGCTGGGACAGGCGGTAAGCGGCTGGGCGTCGAGTTGACACCGGTAGTTGCACGCCGACTTGGTGCACGCGGCCGTGACCTTGATCTCCTCGCCGACCTTCGCCCGTGCCTTGTCCAACGTGGCTGTCGTGTCGGGTGGGGTCACGTCAATATTCTGGAGGTCGACTTTTACCGTGACGCCGGCG contains these protein-coding regions:
- a CDS encoding DEAD/DEAH box helicase, translating into MSAAVETIGQEGPWPGHTPTGEPSAGEDGPVEVSGSSALRFIEEHGDLLLNRVVDAYPPLYGGTVPPAVANHVAGLKRTPFPAQQHAIAALWTRLGEAHGVDAPFVGEMGVGKTLCALAQAHILIQEQFGGLGRILVLCPSHLLRKWQKEAQDTIPACETYILRTLSDIDHVFQGKLNGTQVLLLSKETAKLGMPRHATFWQSRSKRNGVFFCPHCGAGEITYQDPNRPHTEDRETHPPNPDSKKFPYCAECDAPLWTWTRLPGGRARYPLAEYIARRRYGIQVFIPDEVHQFKGGNTAQGAAFYRLSRQAKKMILATGTIVNGYSSSLFYLLYRISPEVRREFGFNEVQRWIELYGCTEKIIHHEEGDAGIVTRKHAVRETVRERPGISPLVFRYLLNRTVFLSLRDVHEALPDFEELPVAVPMSDSQKKLYEEIETGFRYLQGLDRDPKSMGLFLQVLLSWPDNPWKSEAIVNREMKEVYHVPALEGTSESRELLPKEEKLLDVIRTEARQRRKVFLFATFTGVRDVQPRLAEVLTRAGLRVTTLRSDTVKAEDRMEWIEQASKSSDVIIANPRLVEVGLDLIDFPTLIYYQSEYNLYTLRQSSRRSWRIGQTRPVKVYYFYYTRTAQEKATALSGKKLAAALMIDGESIPEQGLAAGEGSSILSELSDALMRNTQLPDIREIFAKSRVQGGLSAPRTNPSEYLSQADSGKAMPPGRLHTSPENGWSQGLVRGASAALPAATAQAGNSAETGTKGAEQSAINHVGTEEVQPPTPKANKRGQFLLF
- a CDS encoding RCC1 repeat-containing protein, which encodes MERSARTWSTIGIVQAIGTHLGYHTCALASDGTVKCWGYNNSGQLGNGTTANNSIPVTVSTLSGAVAIAVDNADTCALLSDGTVRCWGSNGSGQLGDGTTVDKFTPVAVSTLSGAIAAAAGDSRTCALLSDGTMKCWGANAYGGLGDGTTVNKSTPVVVSSLSGAIAAAVGSGHTCALVSDGTVKCWGGGSTTNFGQLGDGTTVNKSTPVAVSTLSGAVAIAAGEYHTCALASDGTVKCWGLNNGYQLGDGTGTNKTTPVTVSTLSGAVAITAGSDRHTCALISDGSVKCWGWNGYGQLGDGTTAAKTTPVTVSTLSGAVAIAGARWHTCALLSDGTVKCWGYNNAGQLGDGTGVEKWTPVAVLMPAGPMGVKLPRLHEGTASGAPARPFREGITGGYNHTCALAADGTVKCWGYNFYGFLGDGTTTQKTTPVAVSTLTGAIAVTGGGYHTCALAADGTVKCWGLNGNGGLGDGTTTNKTTPVAVSTLTGAIAVTGGFYHTCALAADGTVKCWGNNPSGQLGDGTTTDKTTPVAVSTLTGAVAVTGGDSHTCALASDGTVKCWGRNDLGQLGDGTVTQKTTPVAVSTLTGAITVTGGFYYTCALTADGTVKCWGNNPSGQLGDGTTTNKTTPVAVSTLTGAIAVTGGGYHTCALASDGTAKCWGQNTSGQLGDGTTANKSAPVPVTNLP
- the dnaN gene encoding DNA polymerase III subunit beta — its product is MQFEITPTSFLTASAFVAGLCKGRTSSMPVLKNMLIQSAGPDRLEIAATNIETFAKVSAPATVGAEGSLCVPGDLIIDMMREGKQLKSLTMKALEKGHARVHLGDAEYQIVGIDPNDYPKMEAALGDTPTAKAALQGEALTTLLKRILHSAPQDACNSGRGILLEFEKGHIRATTTDGHRLASATAEAVVEIQPGPEGAQNIILSTESARKLAELGGATIGWVEIVVGKTALKATAEGKDGLKVTVGTRLIEGTFPKWRDVVRKTHTTTVTVERNHLKSGLERASILAGPLTQGARMEFTEKGLEVTLKNPDAGEMRESLAAWQTGPDTAITANVAYLLDALGGVTNDQVQIALAGPEGAVDIRNAGDTQVGYVALVMPMRQ
- a CDS encoding toprim domain-containing protein; amino-acid sequence: MDTKVYEAFYSLLDTGHVLLDRFCDERGISIQVCKKAGTRVLGQYDSVQNALFRWFGAERVKRAGLANQAGHLIFYAHRIIFPWKNESGTPTYFTARAVKGVNDGPKELCLIGTTPVLPYNAPTVTTGQDIHICEGNIDALTLEDMALRAVATGGTEGLRRSWIGWLKSKRVSSVIPAYDADSTGQAKSREVEELARKVGLKVGRLFLPTGHDVNSYFGKGPTKKAMFHVARPGPQHIMAPYPPWHGAA